A window from Scheffersomyces stipitis CBS 6054 chromosome 7, complete sequence encodes these proteins:
- the ECM1 gene encoding cell wall structure or biosynthesis: VSKHSRAARRGLLAEEGEAKDLSKVPKTESDEVKKSIIRTTIKNENLLAKKMENSKIRKSNQNKRKTSSLKHKLDRSDKLSGVLSTKIEQSIARAKYVQSARKSGWDQINKSITIKNDIVLETKVTTG, translated from the coding sequence GTTTCTAAGCATAGTAGAGCTGCTAGACGAGGTCTTTTGGCAGAAGAAGGCGAGGCCAAGGACTTGAGCAAAGTACCCAAGACCGAATCAGACGAAGTCAAGAAGTCCATCATCAGAACGACaatcaagaacgaaaatCTTTTGgcaaagaaaatggaaaatctGAAGATCAGAAAGTCGAATCAGaacaaaaggaaaaccaGTTCATTGAAACACAAGTTGGACAGATCAGACAAGTTGAGCGGAGTGTTGTCTACAAAAATCGAGCAGAGTATCGCTCGTGCCAAGTACGTTCAAAGTGCCAGAAAATCTGGCTGGGAtcaaatcaacaagagTATCACCATTAAAAACGACATAGTGTTGGAGACCAAGGTAACTACTGGC
- a CDS encoding predicted protein gives PVTVDRELPDPFANQKKNRKYFVSYAIGITLACAIIFNYEKTRSPITNSTLYFLRRSALAKEHLGEGIDFRSSWPWISGPLNTVKGDIDISFVVQGSKSKGVLKLKASRDTKLHPFEVHHFILEVTDSNGQAVEYDLTKDPAVEFDI, from the coding sequence CCAGTGACTGTCGACCGAGAATTGCCAGACCCCTTTGccaaccagaagaagaacagaaagtACTTTGTCTCATATGCTATTGGAATCACACTCGCCTGTgccatcatcttcaactacGAAAAGACCAGATCGCCCATCACCAACTCTACCTTGTACTTTTTGCGTAGATCGGCTCTTGCCAAGGAGCATTTGGGAGAGGGGATCGACTTCAGAAGCTCGTGGCCGTGGATTTCTGGGCCGTTGAACACCGTTAAAGGTGATATCGATATCAGTTTCGTCGTCCAGGGTTCCAAGAGCAAGGGtgtcttgaagttgaaggctaGCAGAGACACGAAGTTGCACCCTTTTGAAGTTCACCATTTCATTTTGGAAGTGACTGACAGCAATGGCCAGGCTGTGGAGTACGACTTGACGAAGGACCCTGCAGTTGAGTTTGACATTTAG
- a CDS encoding zonadhesin-like protein, protein MVSTRSGRKDPASVELGQNGKEVKKIPTSKSKSRAIQHNADVITASESVHTKKETRGRKRKVTSIVPEQPDEQDVSLRGKKKRTTEALDSTVSIESANTRPNNDRSTPSSEWTSSKVPKDTSTPKTNMPIMSIISHKVGKKNPTSTRQDSPSSISGLSDGDMGDEPELSTVSSNSDNIKINKRIMSRDTEEVIRMFKKFDDEVLTNPVARARLLSLKFETRKRYITTFKHYIRFCCKKKLDNFFVTGPLMKEFYEEQFAISASSNPIIRLKKMDPAFSKLQEINFLVYHLENKDIPDRHIAYDYLFFIETGKYPWYHKPIVNTSSEPVDFSNTANKKSNKSLATRVSKGATEKSSGTQPSTNTNSEKEEIASSQQTNKETSQLIPTPTTRRKRTIRKVELEAFIKSQLKQTRSEIHNLNTAHIEALKLITSDQQVLNQVRSLNRNINIALDNFSSLIEKGPNEVIYSGAEKDNTVLPKSTHPVIIDMNHNIFTVYEILEEWYRIDPSVEKRIKNWGMNWIRDDIDRETYNERNSIVDFVKRISKEINEPDLFLIANDCDRYIHDKSILDEFISEIELDFDDLFKRVLRHRQRRS, encoded by the coding sequence ATGGTATCCACCAGATCCGGAAGAAAGGATCCAGCATCTGTAGAGCTTGGCCAGAACGGCAAGGAGGTGAAAAAAATACCTACAAGCAAATCTAAGAGTCGAGCAATTCAACACAATGCAGATGTAATAACAGCTTCGGAGTCGGTCCATACGAAGAAGGAAACGCGAggcagaaaaagaaaagtgACCTCCATAGTTCCTGAGCAACCAGATGAACAGGATGTCTCACTTAGAggcaaaaagaaaagaacgACAGAGGCTCTAGATTCCACAGTTTCAATTGAATCAGCAAATACGCGCCCAAACAACGACAGAAGTACACCCTCTTCGGAATGGACATCTTCCAAGGTACCCAAGGACACTTCAACTCCTAAAACAAATATGCCTATCATGTCTATTATATCCCATAAGGTGGGTAAAAAGAACCCAACAAGTACGCGGCAGGACTCACCTTCTTCGATATCTGGGCTCTCAGATGGTGATATGGGTGATGAACCAGAATTATCAACTGTTTCCAGCAACTCAGACAATATTAAAATTAACAAGAGAATTATGAGCAGAGATACAGAAGAGGTTATTCGgatgttcaagaaattcgACGACGAGGTCCTTACAAACCCAGTAGCCAGAGCCAGACTCTTATCACTAAAGTTTGAAACTCGAAAGAGGTACATAACCACGTTCAAACACTATATTCGGTTCTGTTGTAAGAAAAAGCTTGACAATTTTTTTGTTACCGGTCCTCTAATGAAAGAATTCTACGAGGAGCAATTTGCAATCAGTGCCAGTAGTAACCCAATAATTcggttgaagaaaatggatcCGGCTTTCAGCAAGCTCCAGgagatcaacttcttggtctACCATCTTGAGAACAAGGATATTCCCGATCGACATATTGCTTATGACTATTTGTTTTTCATAGAAACTGGGAAATACCCGTGGTACCACAAACCAATTGTTAATACGTCAAGTGAGCCAGTTGATTTCAGTAACACAGCAAACAAAAAATCGAATAAATCATTAGCAACACGAGTATCCAAAGGGGCTACCGAAAAATCATCAGGAACACAACCCTCGACAAATACTAATagtgaaaaagaagaaatagcaTCCTCTCAGCAAACCAATAAAGAAACTTCACAGTTAATACCAACTCcaacgacaagaagaaaaagaacaattagaaaagttgaattggaagcATTTATTAAATCCCAATTAAAACAAACAAGGCTGGAAATTCATAATTTGAATACTGCCCATATTGAAGCATTAAAATTAATTACTTCCGACCAACAAGTGTTGAACCAAGTGAGATCCCTAAATCGTAACATTAATATAGCTTTGGATAATTTTTCATCCCTAATTGAAAAGGGTCCTAATGAAGTTATTTATTCTGGAGCAGAAAAGGACAATACTGTTTTGCCTAAAAGTACTCATCCTGTAATTATTGACATGAATCACAACATATTTACTGTCTACGAAATTCTAGAAGAATGGTATCGGATTGATCCTTCTGTCGAAAAACGTATCAAGAACTGGGGCATGAATTGGATAAGAGATGATATTGACCGAGAAACTTACAATGAAAGAAACTCCATagttgattttgtcaaGCGAATATCcaaagaaatcaacgaGCCGGATTTATTTCTTATTGCAAATGATTGTGATAGATATATTCATGACAAGCTGATTTTGGATGAGTTTATTAGTGAAATCGAATTAGATTTCGACGATTTATTTAAGAGAGTACTCCGTCACCGTCAACGTCGTAGCTGA
- the CAL1 gene encoding Calnexin homolog (Calnexin homolog (CALX)~go_function calcium ion binding), which yields MVCLKQVSLLSIALACVVKAEDYIPYDKSKLTTSAIFEQFDYQDLDHSPWKPSTAKKFDEGRHEVVSYVGKWAIEPAKKYPAFSNDKGLVLKSKAAHHAISYKLPQPFDNTDNDLVLQYEIKLQNGLSCGGTYIKLLDLQDNYDNFSTDTPYQVMFGPDRCGSENKIHFILRRENPLNVSDVQEKKLKNSPMSRSGDLTTLYTLILKQNQDFEIRINGEVAKAGNLLRSPHLLEPRLNPPKEIIDENDTKPLDWEDSPRIPDPNVQKPEGYDEKHGLPTIPDPEAVKPENWDESVPVLIEDPDSTAPEYWDEEEDGKWLAKEIPNPKCKELAGCGPWSPPRIPNKEYTGPWIQPMIDNPNYVGEWKPRMIANPHYYEDDKPSNLNKLVGGLGFELWSMSDEILFDNIYLGHSIAEAERIGNLTFKVKYLLEDQHKRANKPKIQNEPVAPPKNFDELLLDKNGNTFKQFYLFLQLFALRQFLDIKDFFYDFLRDPVYQITHRPIKFVLYCVVFVFVFTVICGIGSVLLFMISNGGGGSHTYEILDEPRSNGPKIELLADDEDVNTIETAKSTGVNRSATEAIKK from the coding sequence ATGGTATGCTTAAAACAAGTCTCGCTTTTGTCAATCGCATTGGCTTGTGTAGTGAAAGCTGAAGACTACATTCCTTACGACAAATCCAAGCTTACTACTTCTGCTATATTCGAGCAATTCGATTACCAAGATCTAGATCACTCGCCCTGGAAACCCTCAACCGCAAAAAAATTCGACGAAGGCAGACATGAAGTGGTTTCCTATGTTGGAAAATGGGCTATAGAACCTGCAAAGAAGTACCCAGCCTTTTCTAATGATAAAGGGTTGGTACTAAAACTGAAGGCTGCCCACCATGCGATCTCCTACAAATTGCCCCAGCCATTTGACAATACTGATAATGATCTTGTTCTCCAGTATGAGATCAAGCTACAAAACGGATTATCATGTGGTGGCACTTACATTAAGTTACTAGACCTACAAGACAACTACGACAATTTCAGCACAGATACACCCTACCAGGTGATGTTTGGACCCGACCGCTGTGGTTCTGAAAACAAGATTCATTTCATTTTGAGAAGAGAGAACCCTTTAAACGTTTCAGATgtacaagagaagaaattgaagaattcaccTATGTCTAGATCTGGCGACTTAACAACATTGTACAcattgattttgaagcaaaaccaagattttgaaatcagaatcaacGGAGAAGTGGCTAAAGCTGGAAACTTGTTACGTAGTCCCCATTTGTTGGAGCCAAGACTCAATCCTCCGAAGGAAAtaattgatgaaaatgatacCAAGCCTCTTGATTGGGAGGATAGCCCCCGTATTCCAGATCCGAATGTCCAGAAACCCGAGGGATACGATGAGAAACACGGATTGCCTACAattccagatccagaagcTGTCAAGCCTGAAAATTGGGACGAACTGGTACCTGTTCTTATCGAGGATCCAGACTCAACAGCTCCTGAATACTGGGATGAGGAAGAGGATGGAAAATGGTTAGCTAAAGAAATTCCTAATCCCAAATGCAAGGAGCTCGCTGGTTGTGGACCATGGTCTCCTCCGCGGATTCCTAACAAAGAATACACTGGACCATGGATTCAGCCAATGATTGACAATCCTAACTATGTGGGTGAATGGAAGCCAAGAATGATCGCAAACCCACACTATTACGAAGACGATAAGCCTTCGAACTTAAACAAATTGGTTGGAGGTCTTGGGTTTGAGTTATGGAGCATGAGCGACGAGATCTTGTTCGACAACATCTACCTTGGTCACTCCATTGCCGAAGCtgaaagaattggaaaccTAACCTTCAAGGTCAAGTACCTATTGGAAGATCAGCACAAGCGGGCCAACAAGCCAAAGATTCAGAATGAGCCAGTAGCTCCACCTAAGAACTTTGACGAATTACTCTTAGATAAGAACGGTAACACCTTCAAGCAATTCTACctttttctacaactttTCGCCTTGAGACAGTTTCTTGACATCAAGGACTTTTTCTACGACTTTTTACGGGATCCCGTCTACCAGATCACCCACCGTCCCATTAAGTTTGTGTTGTACTGTGTAGTCTTCGTGTTTGTCTTCACCGTCATTTGTGGGATAGGTAGTGTACTTTTATTCATGATCAGCAACGGCGGAGGCGGGAGTCATACATATGAGATCTTGGATGAACCTCGCTCCAATGGTCCAAAAATAGAACTTCTTGctgacgatgaagacgtTAACACAATTGAAACGGCTAAACTGACCGGTGTAAATAGATCGGCTACCGAGGCCATAAAGAAATGA
- the URA5 gene encoding orotate phosphoribosyltransferase (go_process nucleoside metabolism), whose product MESYQTSFLESALESNALKFGSFTLKSGRQSPYFFNLGFFNTGLLLSELATSYAKAIIKSGLEFEVLFGPAYKGIPLVAITAAKLAELDPEHYGNILYSFNRKEKKDHGEGGSIVGAALKDKKILIIDDVISAGTAINEAFQIIAAEQGNVVGCIIALDRQETTANSDTSATQAVSERYGIPVISIVSLSDIVEILSHKLTEEQLASIKEYRKQYSPKN is encoded by the coding sequence ATGGAATCGTACCAAACCAGCTTTTTGGAAAGTGCCTTGGAGTCCAATGCCTTGAAGTTCGGAAGCTTCACGTTGAAGTCCGGCCGTCAATCGccatacttcttcaacttgggtttcttcaacaccgGTCTTCTCTTGTCTGAATTGGCTACTTCGTATGCAAAGGCCATCATCAAGTCCGGCTTGGAATTCGAAGTCCTCTTTGGCCCAGCTTACAAAGGTATTCCTTTGGTGGCCATCACCGCTGCCAAGTTGGCCGAATTGGACCCAGAGCACTATGGTAACATTCTCTACTCCTTCAAcagaaaggaaaagaaggacCACGGTGAAGGTGGCTCCATTGTAGGTGCTGCTTTGaaggacaagaagatcttgatcaTCGACGATGTCATCTCTGCTGGAACTGCCATCAACGAAGCTTTCCAGATCATCGCTGCTGAACAAGGCAATGTAGTTGGATGTATCATTGCCTTGGACAGACAAGAGACCACTGCAAACTCCGACACTTCGGCTACCCAAGCTGTCCTGGAAAGATACGGAATTCCAGTGATTTCCATTGTGTCTTTGTCTGACATCGTTGAGATTCTCAGTCACAAGCTTACGGAGGAACAGCTTGCTTCTATCAAGGAGTATAGAAAGCAATACTCTCCAAAGAACTAG
- the JEN12 gene encoding Carboxylic acid transporter protein homolog (go_component integral to membrane~go_function transporter activity~go_process transport), translated as MDTKSVHTIQSIQLQEIRDHNKHIVQPPKFTAQAIKNYFGSRFRSLFVPKEELEQYTWADIYNPFSALREVSLREWNFFFLGFWAWTWDAFDFFTVSLNITNIAEALDSSVKDISWGITLVLMLRTVGAIIFGLIGDTRGRKWPYIINLALLSVIQIGTGFVQTYKQFLAVRALFGIAMGGLFGICAAEALSDAPRKARGIMSGIFQEGYAFGYLLAVVFQRAIADTSSWRNVFYFSAGVGVIFMVWRFFSPETDSFLRQKARMEETAAAGGQGGSKVAAFKSQARKAMKQYWLIVIYCVLMMSGFNFSSHGSQDLYPTMLKNQYQFSADKSTVANVAANLGACAGGIFVAHMSTFIGRRLAIILATILCAAVIYPWAFIPNAGSAFAFQFGIQGAWGVVPIHLSELSPPQFRSFVTGVAYQLGNLCSSASSTIEATIGEHVYDYGKTMAIFMACVLVYQLIIIFIGPENRGADLGIERDDILDEDAYEDDDE; from the exons ATGGATACCAAGTCAGTTCATACTATTCAATCgatccaacttcaagagaTCCGTGATCACAACAAGCACATTGTGCAACCGCCAAAATTCACTGCTCAGGCTATCAAGAATTACTTTGGATCGAGATTTAGATCTTTGTTTGTCCCAAAGGAAGAACTTGAGCAGTACACTTGGGCCGATATCTACAACCCTTTCTCTGCCTTGCGAGAAGTCAGCTTAAGGGAatggaacttcttcttccttggttTCTGGGCTTGGACCTGGGATGCTTTTGATTTTTTCACCGTTTCTTTGAACATTACTAACATTGCGGAAGCTTTGGATCTGTCAGTCAAAGATATCTCCTGGGGTATTACATTGGTGTTGATGTTGAGAACTGTCGGTGCTATTATATTTGGTTTGATTGGTGATACTCGTGGTAGAAAATGGCCCTACATTATCAACTTGGCTCTTTTGAGTGTCATTCAAATCGGAACTGGTTTTGTACAAACTTATAAGCAATTCTTGGCTGTTAGAGCTCTTTTCGGTATTGCCATGGGTGGTTTGTTCGGTATTTGTGCTGCTGAAGCATTGTCGGACGCCCCAAGAAAGGCCAGAGGTATAATGTCTGGTatcttccaagaaggtTACGCTTTCGGTTACTTGTTGGCCGTTGTTTTTCAAAGAGCTATTGCAGACACCAGCAGCTGGAGAAAtgtcttctacttttctGCTGGTGTCGGTGTCATTTTCATGGTATGGAGATTTTTCTCTCCTGAAACCGATTCTTTCTTGAGGCAAAAGGCTAGAATGGAAGaaactgctgctgctggcGGCCAAGGTGGTTCCAAGGTTGCAGCTTTCAAATCCCAAGCTCGTAAGGCCATGAAGCAATATTGGTTAATTGTCATCTACTGTGTCTTGATGATGTCTggtttcaacttttcttctcatGGTTCTCAAGATTTGTACCCTACCATGCTCAAAAACCAATACCAATTCAGTGCCGATAAGAGTACTGTTGCTAATGTTGCTGCCAACTTGGGTGCTTGCGCTGGTGGTATTTTTGTCGCTCACATGTCTACTTTTATTGGTCGTAGATTAGCCATCATTTTGGCAACGATTCTTTGTGCTGCTGTTATTTATCCATGGGCCTTCATTCCTAACGCAGGATCTGCATTCGCATTCCAATTCGGTATCCAAGGTGCCTGGGGTGTCGTTCCAATCCACTTGTCAGAATTGTCTCCACCACAGTTCAGATCTTTCGTCACCGGTGTTGCCTACCAGTTAGGTAACTTGTGTTCTTCTGCATCCTCCACCATCGAAGCCACCATCGGTGAAC ATGTCTACGATTACGGAAAGACCATGGCCATATTCATGGCATGTGTCTTGGTTTACCAACTTATTATTATCTTTATCGGACCAGAAAACAGAGGTGCCGACTTGGGTATCGAAAGAGACGATATTCTCGATGAAGATGCTtacgaagacgacgacgaa
- a CDS encoding predicted protein has product MSSHNPDKYNNTTSSALLEQLVYIDTFMNNGTSSSAGDLTPNLDIDGQLSIDLAAFADDSFIFPDEDKPKNHNHDDDDDRISNKDFGDHNGKENEVIFKTEEDPLMTQHPLNLDSSTDNSPDMQQQQKHLLANQNGAGVLNDINFQKLPKFPVPPGAKSSLESAGLSQNQIDLLSALIAQHQTSLGNSIPQSQNSPSVQQVSQQQHAQQHSQHNLGNSSSFSSFNNDGLTPSANGGSSAELDKRRRNTAASARFRIKKKLKEKQMENKILSLNELIKEFEVKIQQLEMENKLLRNLIIEKGSQKSDNELKLLRERAKMN; this is encoded by the exons ATGAGCAGCCATAACCCTGACAAGTACAACAATACCACGAGCTCGGCGCTTCTTGAACAGTTGGTGTACATCGACACATTCATGAATAATGGGACGTCGTCGTCCGCCGGTGATCTAACACCGAATTTGGACATAGACGGACAGCTTTCCATCGACTTAGCGGCCTTTGCTGATGACTCGTTCATTTTTCCAGACGAAGATAAGCCCAAGAACCATAATcacgacgacgacgacgataGAATAAGTAACAAAGACTTTGGTGATCATAACGGAAAAGAGAACGAAGTCATTTTCAAGACAGAAGAGGATCCTCTCATGACCCAGCATCCTCTCAACTTGGATTCATCTACGGACAACTCGCCAGACAtgcagcaacagcagaaacATCTCCTTGCCAACCAGAATGGAGCTGGTGTGCTAAACGACATCAACTTCCAAAAGCTTCCCAAGTTCCCGGTGCCTCCAGGAGCCAAGTCTTCGTTAGAATCTGCTGGTTTGTCTCAGAACCAAATCGATCTTTTGAGTGCGTTGATAGCACAGCACCAAACAAGCTTAGGAAATTCGATTCCCCAACTGCAGAACTCTCCTTCTGTGCAACAGGTACTGCAACAACAGCACGCTCAACAACATCTGCAACA CAATTTGGGTAACTCCTCATCATTTTCTAGTTTTAATAACGACGGTTTGACGCCCTCGGCTAACGGCGGCAGTTCTGCCGAACTCGATAAACGCAGACGCAACACGGCTGCTTCGGCTAGATTCAGGATtaaaaagaagttgaaggagaaaCAGATGGAAAACAAGATACTATCATTGAACGAGCTTATCAAAGAATTCGAAGTCAAGATCCAGCAattggaaatggaaaacaaATTGTTGCGTAACTTGATTATTGAAAAGGGTTCTCAAAAATCCGACAacgaattgaagttgttgagagAAAGAGCCAAGATGAATTAG
- the TFB1 gene encoding RNA polymerase II transcription factor B 73 kDa subunit gives MRLRLLYKNDGEDEKSLLLNFSNRPTMNNIKDALQTIVARSRTVIKDTPTPATTVSDGNETTPGAITPTSTPTPSSVGASSSASTNGAGSLSFNTPESLSDASLLRNFQLQQQYLKEDRNLRSIFTSSVIDNKLTPQLFWSTRLNQLRTYALTISQHRGPYNVLSTIKPVATSDNQVNVNVTRDTINEIFDTYPIIRRAFTELVPSKFSEGEFWSRFFNSKLFRRLRGDKINNSTNRGDVILDKYLYIDQTQKANEDKESATTSLDQTSKEPQSEQTSTAPSLQNPQIKVNKFLDLLGNEEDNSQKLGNRPDLTMRFEDDGIKKVNLGQENEMIVLMKNMNKLSSKMVEMSNAISTTQQSLTQPDEPDSLSQAEINEYQEELNLHDLNEVEESEFIRLSINSNLDAKSSLRRGSEAQMNHFTPDELSSFFSSNKFKPLVNLSDTYDSKNADIEKSSNEVTSLIKHNFRTFKLTTKDSHGVSYDDVKNLVDESLVQEIIRYNMTVVEFLSHFWKLFLNGNNPTQLKRLFASLKNCRNDLTALKERATKKFDEMELVKNNEKLREKIIRSLQSCLEPMEVSLDMACNEYVAAVRLAQKQQPQETESVEINDNGKRPLQQ, from the coding sequence ATGAGACTCCGTCTCTTGTACAAAAACGACGGCGAGGACGAAAAGTCGCTTCTCCtcaacttcagcaacagGCCGACtatgaacaatatcaaagATGCTCTCCAGACAATTGTAGCCAGACTGAGAACTGTGATCAAAGACACTCCAACTCCTGCAACGACAGTTTCTGATGGAAATGAAACTACTCCCGGTGCTATAACTCCAACTCTGACACCCACGCCATCTTCAGTCGGTGCTTCATCGTCTGCTCTGACCAATGGAGCCGGTAGTCTATCTTTCAACACACCCgaatctctttctgatgCGAGCTTGCTCAGAAACTTTCAATTACAACAGCAGtatttgaaggaagacCGTAATCTCCGTAGCATATTCACACTGTCGGTAATAGACAACAAGCTAACGCCGCAGTTGTTCTGGTCCACAAGATTGAATCAGTTGCGGACATATGCTTTAACGATCTCACAGCATAGAGGACCGTATAATGTTCTCTCTACTATAAAGCCTGTAGCCACATCAGACAACCAGGTCAACGTGAATGTAACAAGAGACACAATTAACGAGATCTTTGACACGTACCCAATCATCAGGCGGGCTTTCACCGAGTTGGTGCCGTCTAAGTTCCTGGAGGGAGAGTTTTGGTCGcgtttcttcaactccaaacTATTCCGAAGATTGAGAGGagacaaaatcaacaacagcaCTAACAGAGGTGATGTGATCTTGGACAAATACTTATATATAGACCAAACACAAAAGGCCAACGAGGACAAAGAGCTGGCTACGACGTCATTGGACCAGACATCAAAAGAACCCCAATCTGAACAAACATCAACTGCTCCTTCTCTTCAGAACCCTCAAATAAAGGTCAATAAGTTTCTCGATTTATTgggaaatgaagaagacaattcACAGAAGTTAGGAAACCGTCCAGACTTGACGATGCGATTCGAAGACGATGGTATCAAGAAAGTAAACCTTGGCCAAGAAAACGAGATGATAGTGTTGATGAAAAACATGAACAAATTGTCGTCGAAGATGGTGGAGATGAGCAATGCCATTCTGACGACCCAGCAGCTGTTGACGCAGCCAGATGAACCAGATTCTTTATCTCAGGCAGAAATAAACGAATACCAGGAAGAGTTGAATTTGCACGATTTGAACGAAGTTGAGGAGTCTGAGTTCATACGCTTATCCATCAACAGTAATCTTGACGCCAAGTCATCGTTACGGAGGGGATCTGAAGCTCAGATGAATCATTTCACTCCTGACGAGCTTTCAAGTTTCTTTTCtctgaacaagttcaagccTCTTGTGAATCTCAGCGATACTTATGATTCTAAGAATGCTGATATAGAGAAGTCGAGTAATGAAGTTACTTCGTTGATAAAACATAACTTCAGAACATTTAAACTCACAACCAAAGACTCACATGGTGTGAGTTATGACGAcgtcaagaacttggtgGATGAATCGTTGGTTCAAGAAATTATCAGGTATAACATGACTGTCGTTGAGTTCTTGTCACAtttctggaagttgttTTTGAACGGCAACAATCCCACgcaattgaagagattgtttGCCAGTCTCAAGAATTGTCGCAATGACCTTACAGCACTTAAAGAACGAGCAACTAAGAAGTTTGATGAGATGGAATTAGTCAAGAATAACGAGAAATtacgtgaaaagatcatTAGAAGCTTACAGAGTTGTCTTGAACCTATGGAAGTCAGTTTGGACATGGCTTGTAATGAGTATGTTGCGGCTGTGAGGCTAGCTCAAAAACAACAGCctcaagaaacagaatctGTAGAGATCAACGATAATGGAAAAAGACCACTACAGCAATAG
- a CDS encoding predicted protein, with product MLFKPTVFLSLVAVVLADHTFTLSAGDLGEVTSADSKLTIGNGDAPTLILQEPSGLVNVQGTDNYLQLSETGVNLTPQADASSNFQILEGQVFAHGPSDDNAVWFACPADTGFVIQIFQAGDCQQITLTAVEQTGDPTEDPTEDPTEDPTEDPTEDPTEDPTEDPTEDPTEEPTEEPTEEPTEEPTEEPTEEPTEEPTEEPTEEPTEEPTEEPTEEPTEEPTEEPTEEPTEEPTEEPTEEPTEEPTEEPTEEPTEEPTEEPTEEPTEEPTEEPTEEPTEEPTEEPEVTPAEGAGASLVASAGSVLLAVAALFL from the coding sequence ATGTTATTTAAGCCTACcgttttcctttctttaGTCGCCGTTGTTTTGGCTGACCACACTTTCACCTTAAGTGCTGGTGACCTTGGTGAAGTCACTTCTGCTGACTCCAAGTTGACCATTGGTAATGGTGATGCCCCAACCTTGATTTTGCAAGAACCATCTGGATTGGTTAACGTGCAAGGCACAGACAATTACTTACAGCTCTCAGAAACTGGAGTTAATCTTACTCCTCAAGCTGATGCATCGAGTAATTTCCAAATTCTCGAAGGTCAAGTATTTGCTCATGGTCCATCTGATGACAATGCCGTCTGGTTCGCTTGTCCAGCTGATACTGGTTTTGTAATCCAAATTTTCCAAGCAGGTGATTGTCAACAAATTACTTTGACAGCAGTTGAACAAACAGGTGACCCAACAGAAGATCCTACCGAGGACCCTACTGAGGACCCTACTGAGGACCCAACTGAGGACCCAACTGAAGACCCAACTGAAGACCCAACTGAAGACCCAACTGAAGAGCCAACTGAAGAGCCAACTGAAGAGCCAACTGAAGAGCCAACTGAGGAACCAACTGAAGAGCCAACTGAGGAACCAACTGAAGAACCTACTGAAGAGCCAACCGAGGAACCTACTGAAGAGCCAACTGAGGAACCAACTGAAGAGCCAACTGAGGAACCAACTGAGGAACCAACTGAGGAACCAACTGAGGAACCAACTGAAGAGCCAACTGAAGAGCCAACAGAGGAACCTACTGAAGAGCCAACTGAAGAACCAACCGAAGAACCTACTGAAGAGCCAACTGAAGAACCAACCGAAGAACCAACCGAAGAGCCAACTGAAGAGCCAActgaagaaccagaagtcACTCCTGCTGAGGGTGCTGGTGCTCTGTTGGTAGCTAGTGCTGGTAGTGTCCTCTTGGCTGTTGCCGCTTTGTTCTTGTAA